The DNA region CTTTATTTCAGTCTCGATAGCACAGAAAGTCCCTGCTCGTACCAGTAAACAACTGCCACCTTCCAATAATGAGATTAGCAAAAAGCCATTTCAGCGCCTGCTCCcaatgcagaagaaaacaatgaTGGCCAAGTACCATCAGACTCTTCCTTCCTCAgtggctcagccccagcagagcagagcagtgctcagGGGCCAGCACgtgctgggcagcacagcccacccTGGCCTTGCCACAGTGCTGCCAGGCCTGCACCAGAGCGGGAGAACTGGAGCAACTGGACAGGTGAGTCCCTGCCTCAGAGACTAGGGTTAGCAAACTGGCAGCCACATGGATGGTAGACAAGATTTggaagcagggagaggggagggaggagatgaAGGAGGTCATGGAAAACCTGTAAGGCAAGCCATGGCTGATAAACAGAAACTGCAcaaacaaaaatgggaaaaaagatcAGAACCTACAAAACAGTAGACAATTTAAGAAAGAGGAAATGGATTAAGACCAGGTAAGATAATGTCATGGCATGTTCTTTGTCCACCTTCCAGGTACAATGCAAACAGTGTCACCTGACAAGAAAAAGACTTCtccaaaaacttttttttaagctcCAGCTCaactctgtgtttgtttttgaaagCTTCCCATAAACAGAGCAGAATTAGGAGATATTTACAACTTTTAAAGCCAGTTAGGATTAATCTGAatccccagcctgccagcatTAAACCACaacttcttttcccttcttttagCTTTTTCCTGAAGAGAGCTGAGAAGAAAGAGGGGTTCCAGTTGGAAGAACAGGTGCCACCCCtccctgccaaggcagcagcaccctCTGCCCTTGGACACATTACATCACCGTCCACTTCTAAGGTGATGTAGGCTTTTATCATTGTGATAGTTCAAAATACAGAAGCTATAAAAACAAGAATCTACCTTTGTACAGTCCTGTAGTCATCTAACCATGATTAATCCATGAGCTCTTGCTGATCATGCAGTTACCCACACAGACAAGGGCACAGAGTGTGGTTTAACTGGTCCTCTTTAAAGGTCACACCTTTAATTAATTTGCATCAACATTCCAAATGACAGGTCTAAATTACTGTCTTAAGCTTTTATAAGCCAAATCAGAATCTCCCTGCTTTTCACTCCAGGCTGCCTTGGTTGGTGCTTGGGGTCTGGTCTAACCTCAGGGGAGTGCTCTGCAAAGGATAATGGCACATAACAGATATGACTTCATGGTGAGCTAGTATGGGACCTATGTGAACCTTGCTCAGTGGTGTTGGGCAGTAACCAGCCCGCTTAGCTGACAGCACACATCAGTCCCCAAGGTCTGCTATTGTACTTTCAGGCCACTCCTTCAGCTAGGCCGTGCTTGCATTAGCGTTCCACCATGAATGGCTGCTGCTGTATGTGTGAAACAACAACCTACACAGCAACAGACAACAGCACCTctctgctgaggagcagaagaTCCAGCTCCACATTGCTTTGGGATGACTTGATGACACCAAAGCACTAGGAAccaaagctgctgtgctggttgCTGGTTTCAGTCAAACTGCTGACTATTGCAAAGCAAGATTAGAAAGTAGTGTTGGTCTGGCTTTGTTTGCCCAAGCTCTGCAAAGCACACTGAAAGCCTGCTGTCTCTACCAGATCCTAGCAGGTTAGCCTTTTCCAGAGTTCTTCCAATGTTTTGGCATAAGCATGTCTAAAGAGCTGTAGGGCAACTCCATGTTACGCTGCACAAACCAGTGCagcaggtggcacagggcactTCAGCAAGCCTGTACAcaccctcagcagctctgctgtgcctttcaggttGTGTTTCACATCCTGGCAAAGTAATGAAGGCCATAAAGAACTTCATGACAACAGTGTACTGTCCTTCACCAGAACGAGGGCTTGGGCTTTGCATTTGTTATTTAAAGTTTAAGAATCCTGTCCAGGATGCCTGCAGAAGGGCAGCTAGTAACTCTCCCCTTCAGAGCCTGGAGTCAAGCCCTTGCTCCCAGCATGCGCGTGGGGGGATGTCAGGACAGCACAGGGCAGTCTGCAGAGAGCCTCTCCCACCCAGCAAGGAAAGGGAAGTATTCCCTCAGCACCTCTCCAAGGGCAGCTTTccacagcagggaggtgggggCAGCCGGTCTGGCTGCCTTATTGAAGGCCACTGTCACCTTTCCCCTGTGATTTCATCAGGGACCAGCAGTACTGCAGCAACTGCTTCACCTTTTCATTCCCTTCCAGTGAGGGGAAGACTGATGGAAACATGGGTCACCTGCTTCCAGCACCCCATAATCTCCCCGACAAGAGCATTGTCAGTATCTGACATTTAATTCAACTTCATTTCCCTGAGTGCTGCCACTGTGGACTGAGCAGAGAAGAGAAGGGGTATCTTAGTTCTGGCACATGGGCAAGATCATGTATTTTCAGAGAACCTGAAGAAAGCTGGAATGTTTCTTTCTCTGGTAGATATGGATCTGAGTGTTGGAGAAGGCAGGGTCAAGTCACGTCCACATTAGTTCCCTGTCATTTGCTTTAATCCaaatattttcaggattttttgcAGGGCAAAGCACTGTCTGATAACAGTAATTGCATCAATGTACTCCTGGGTTTGGGACACCTTATTAGACCTCTTCAGCTTCACTTTTTAtcttgaaaacattttgaaataaccTTTTTCCTTACAATCTCTTTCTTGTACAGAGAGGGAGGTGAGTAGCAAgatagaaatatttataaaaggCAGAACTGGGAGGGAATAGTCCTGAGAGGACCTCAGAACTATCCACTTGAATCAggctgctgggaacagcctgctgAGCACTACCATCCCCAACTCTGGTGCTTTGCAATCACAGCACTGGATTGTCAAATGAAGTACCACAGCACATACCTGTACCGCTCCTCCTGCAGGGTCTGCATTATCATTGTGTAATCCCTCTGGTAGCGAACCTTAAGGTCCTCAAATGATTCTTCCAGTCTTGCCTGAGTCTCTCGAATTTCTTGTATCTCATGCAGTATTGCATcaaaccctgagctctgcatatccagagtgtttgtttTGGAGCTGGAAGCTCCCACAGGGCCCCCTGTTGTACTGTTGGCTCCCACCGAGCCTGATGTGGCACTGGAACAATCCTCTTCACTGCCATATTTTGGGCTAGACTGAAAGTTCTGAATAATACCTAGAGCCTTGCCACCTGTCCCATCTTCCTGGCCTTCTTCTAAGGAGTCTTTTAGATTAGCAATATTGTCTGCACTCCCAAACTTGTTCCTTATAAGGGAGGCAATCTCCCGGGGTTTGGaaaccacagctcctgctgctgaatgTGTGGCCTGGGAGAAACTGGAAAGTCCACCTTTTACACTGTCGACCACTCCCTCACTGAAGCCAGTGACTTTTGCTCCAACGTCTTTCAAACCCTGATGCATATCCCTGAAGACATCCTTTGGCTGCCGAGGGATCCCGTTCTGTTCAATCTCTCGCAGCTTGCGATGGTAATGTTCCAatttcttctgcagctgcaaGATGGTCTGGGCTGacttttgatttttcttctcaaacACTTGCTTAATGCGGGCACTCTGCTGCTTGTCTGCATTGTTGGCCAATTTCAGGTACTCTGCCACGTTGTCATCACGGGCTGTTTGTTCAATTTTGATCTGCTCTGTCAGCTTCAGTATCTTCTGCTGCAGGTGTGTGATGGCCACTTTTGTCCGCTGCGGATCCGGGGTCCCATCAACAGAGTCTGCATTGATGCTGCCATCAGTGCTGGAGGCCACGGCACTGGAGGTCTGCGCCAAGCTGCTGACTTCCAATCGCTCAATctaagaacagagagagagagaaacatgaGTGCTAATCAGCAGCTTCACCAACAGAagagttttccttttttatgcaAACCAATTCTGAAAAATTGTACCTTTTTTCAGCTGGCCAGGGGACAGTATCAATCAGGAGAGTTTCATATATTTTACAGAGATCCagcaaaagtttaaaaaaagcaaaacctctCATACTTGACTCCACTTAATCACCTCAAACAATTCAAAACTCAAGCACAAATGTGCAACAGGGGACCTCAGTTTGGCAGACCAAGCACTCCAAAATACCAGTACAAGGGTAGGGGCTCAACTAGCTAAAGAGTGAAGAGACCAAGAAGGTAATTGAGAGCAGAAGCCACACGGTTTAACTGTACAGTGCAGCACACCCGAGTCATTCCTAGTGCTTCACCTGtctgaacagcagcaacagTGAAACCTACAACGGATCTACTACGGTCAGTGCTTTTAACAGAAAAATGGAGCGTGAGAGGCACCCAAATGCACACCTTCCCGCGGCAAATCCTGCGAGAAGGTGTCTCCgagtgggaggaaaaaagtgaGTTTCAAAAGACAACCCCAcgtatggagaaaaaaaaaaaaaaaaaggttacagGCTGTTTCAGCGCAATCCAACCCGACAAGTACTCGCCGCGAACCCACGAAGGACCGGGCAGGTGCGGCCGCACCGGCGGCTCCTGACCCGGACATTCCTCCCTGGAGCCGACCACGCTCCCATCCCGGCCAGCCCCGGGTCACGGCCACGGTGGGTCCTCCGGCGGAGGAACGCCCGCGGGCCCCCGCCATACCTTGTCCCGGCGGGGCAGCAGCGCCCGCTCCCCGTGCATGGCTCCGCCGGCCGCCCGTGCCCGTGCCCGGTGCGCGCCCGccgcggcgcggccccgcccggccccgccgccccctcgCGGCAGGGAGGCCTCGCCGGGCCGGGCAGCCCGGAGCCGCAGCCACCCGCGTCCCGCAGGGAATCTCCATCCATGAGTTTTAAATCGAGCGCGTCGTTTGGATGCCGTGGCCCCTGTCCCAGCGAGGAGCTGGTGAGCGGCCGCGATTCCTGCCCGCACGCTCCGCTCCCGCCCCCTCGGCTCGGCGGGGACCAGCCGGCAGCTCCCCGGGTCGCtccactggaacagctcccagccGACCCACCGCTACTGCCCAGCCGCAGAACCATGTCCGTGATCGTGAATATGCgctttacaaaacaaaaatgctgtTACACTTAACTGTAACCTCTCATGATTCATCATTCCATATTTAATGCAAAAAACCACGCAGGCTGCAACACTGGCCAGCGCCGGGGGTTACCTGGGCTCCTTCCTATAACCCTAAGGTTCTCTGTTGTCCCATCAACAGGAAAACCAGACACCTGGGGAAGCAATTGATTCATTTTCTAGaggagctcagctgctggaaaCCAGAGAATATAATTTCTTGGTCTGTTGTGACTCCTCAACTGCTTTCTTAAGAAGGTTTAGGTGTAGAAACCATGGAACTCTGGACAGATCAATGGAAAATTGGTGCTAAGAATTAATATTAATCAGTGGGACCAACACTATGCATTATATGAGTGTCGCACAGCGAACTCTGAGATGTAGAGACATGCATTTGGAAGTAATACACATTTGTAAAGATACCTCTTCTTGGAATTTGTCATTTCATTAAGATTTTTCCAGGGCTGTCAGTGATCAGACTTCTCCCTATGGCCTAGACGAACACAAAgaccctgcctgtgcagggcaTGCCTGGCCTGAGAGCATCACCCAGCACCCATGGCACAGCTGGTCTGTGCCTCAcccagagagcagccctgccaacCAGCCGCCACCCCAAGAGGAGCAGAGCATCTGTGCAGCACACCAAGACAATCATATTACTGTTAACTGCCTATGAACCAAGGGCTTCTCAATCCATTCTTAACAATCTCTACCTCCTCCAGACCAAGGACATTTTAGTATTTAATGGCAGATGATGAAAACCAGAAAGATCCAGTTTTAATGCAAAACTTCtacaatttaatttaatataacttatttttttctttttcttttcataattttttttttctgggcagTGGTAAGGGTGAGTGAGCATGGTACTGACCCAGTGTCTCAGAACCAAACTGCTCATCGCCAGTTTTTCTGCAGCCCAGAGGCACTGAGCTGAAATCTGCACAGATCAGTGTCATAGAACTACTGGGGCTTCAACACTACTTTGGAGTAAAGAGTTTCTATCAGCTTAATTTACTCCAGGTTTGGTACAATTAGTGTGTGTGTATGGATAATTACCATAAATTACACCAACAGTACACTCTTCCTGTCATGACACAAGTTTTGTGAGAGGAAAAATTTGGTAGAAActttctcttcccctcctcccccccctTTTAAAGTCAGTTGACTTCAGCAAATCTGCCCATGTTATCTCCCTACACCTGTGGTAGAAAATGAACTAGAACAGCAGTAATAGAATAAACCAAGTTGGGATAATTGCTTTATAATTACCAGCTGTGTGGATATTATTCGGAAATAACAAAAAGGGTTCTTTCcaattcaaaaggaaaaggctGACTAAGTGCAGCTCTGGAACACAACTGAGATAATTTAAAGACTTTGTCCATATCGACAAGGCTTTGTAAAGGGAAGACTTAGCACAAACTGGGTCCCTGGGAAATGCTGATGACATGTTATTGAATTTGAGATGACAGTCAATCTGTCCTGAAAAGATGCTGGTAAATTAAATACTATAATGATAAATGTTTGTATAAGAATAGGGGTTACAATTTAATAGTCAATCTCTCTTGCAATACAATTTTCCATTATATTTGACAGTCCAGTTaaggggagctgtgtgccctTCCACCAGGAGGTACACTGAGAACTGCTTTGGCATTATGCCACAAAGCAGGTGAAATCATGTGGGGGCCTTATGCTTTCTCTCTCCCAAGATCTTACCAAATTCTCAACTGTTAATGCTCTCAGGCTTTTCCTCCTGTACAATCTTTCCAGTGCCTCTAttctgcagcacacagcccagaaagcgCCTCATGATTCTGCCTTTTGGTGCTGCTGAAGATTAAATACAGCAGTTCCTTTAAAGGTATTTCACCCTCCTAAAACTCCTCCAGTAAGAGCATATACCGGTCATTCACCAAGAAGATGGATTGTTGCTTTTAAACACTCAGGGCAGCTGGCCTaagcaaacagcagctttcAGAGCAAGCCTGCTGCAAGGGGGCAACTCCTGCTTCCTCCACCCTCCCCTTTTGTGAAGCCTGGAGCTTTGTGAAGTGTGACTGAAAATTGTCATGCtacttaaaataaatacatagaGGGCAAAGTGAGACAGGAGAGCTCAGAGTGagactgcccagccctggaaagAAGCTAACAGCACCTGAGGTGCCTGGGTTAATCACCTTCCCAGTGACTGCACACCTGACTGGCAGCTAAAACTAACCAGGAAAACATTCAGAActtgttttgcttccttttcccACTGTGCTGAAGGCAATACAGTCATACAGACAGAAAATCGATGAGACTCATAGAAAGTCATAGGTTTTAGACTTCCTGTTTGGAAACTCCACTCAACAGCATCATTAGCGCGTGGCAGGTGCAGGGATGGGCATAGGGACTTGGCCAACCCCTCCACACTAGATGGACAGATGGTCTCCAGCCTCAGacaggcacaggagcagagacTCAAAATCTCTGATGACAATTACAAGGGTATTGGTTTGTTAGTAAGCAAGATCTCTAATCAACAcctcagaggaaataaaaatcacaggggaggaaaaaaccccatcattCTTTGAGTCTGACCACATCTGCAGAGTAAAAGCCCCCCCAGGCCCCATTTCATTGGATCTGCATTAAAACACCTAAGTGCACATTTgaataaacacacacagaatCCCCAGCAGGTACAACGAAGAGATACTTAAACATCACAAATTACTACGAGGTACCCTTAACACATTAGATTAAGTGCCATCAACAGCCACAAGTCACCTCCCTGCATGCCACCTGCAGCACATGACTCTTGAAACACATGGGTTAACATGACACCAGCCCCACTGTCTCATGAGCAGTCAAGTCAGTGCCCTGTTCCTCTGGATCCAACACAGTCATTGTATATGGCACAACTTACCACAGGtcccaaaggaaacaaaaaagtgTCACAAACTCCCCTGCCTCATCCACTTGGGTGATGCAATAAGCTCTTTATGACCTACACCTGATCTAGAATTAAGAGTATGTTTTTCGAATGCTTTGCTTTGTAAAGGTTGTTACTGAATCACAGATCAGTtggagttggaagggacctctgtAGTTTACCTGGTCCGACCTCCACCAAAAGCCAACAGTTGCCGAGGACCATGTCCAGAAAGCTTTTGAGTATTTCCCAAATACTACTTCCACATCCTGCATTTGTGGATCTGTCTGTAACAGAAAGTTGGATCTGTCTGCTGCAACACTGCCACACATCTGATAGCAGCAAATCTATGGGTCACTATTTATTTCTAGCTGCATATTTCTGTGATTCCAAATCCTGCACAACAGCATAAGTAAGGGAGAATATTTCTGTTCATTCATCTCTCAGGTAAATACAGACAGAAGATCTAAACACTGCTGCACTAAACCATCCCTAGAAACAACTGCTCACTCACATGTGGATTCATTTACAAATCCACCTTCCACCTTCCTTCAGCAAGTGCTCAGGGTGCATACATGCTCCTGCTTTACAAGACATCTGCCTTGGATTTACtgtcaagaaaaagaaaaagcaaaaaacatgTCCAGTGTGATTCCTTGTGACACACTGCAGTTATCCTGAAAAACTGTATTGACCAATTGAATCttcagaagctgcagcagctttgctttttaACAGGCTCCAGCTACTCACCCACAGAAACCTAGGGTCCTTCTTGACAGCAGCTGTACTGAGGTGTCTCTAGCATGCTCCTAAATCCAAATCCAAATTAAACCTGGATAAGGAAAGCACATAA from Haemorhous mexicanus isolate bHaeMex1 chromosome 11, bHaeMex1.pri, whole genome shotgun sequence includes:
- the TMCC1 gene encoding transmembrane and coiled-coil domains protein 1 isoform X2 yields the protein MKRGTSLHSRWGKGDAPKGSPQINRRSAQDIQSGRPRSSSTTDAPTNLSVMEIASSIYVGGEEATAAAIERLEVSSLAQTSSAVASSTDGSINADSVDGTPDPQRTKVAITHLQQKILKLTEQIKIEQTARDDNVAEYLKLANNADKQQSARIKQVFEKKNQKSAQTILQLQKKLEHYHRKLREIEQNGIPRQPKDVFRDMHQGLKDVGAKVTGFSEGVVDSVKGGLSSFSQATHSAAGAVVSKPREIASLIRNKFGSADNIANLKDSLEEGQEDGTGGKALGIIQNFQSSPKYGSEEDCSSATSGSVGANSTTGGPVGASSSKTNTLDMQSSGFDAILHEIQEIRETQARLEESFEDLKVRYQRDYTMIMQTLQEERYRCERLEEQLNDLTELHQNEILNLKQELASMEEKIAYQSYERARDIQEALEACQTRISKMELQQQQQQVVQLEGLENATARNLLGKFINILLAVMAVLLVFVSTVANCVVPLMKTRNRTFSTLLIVVFIAFLWKHWDAITGYLERFLSPPR
- the TMCC1 gene encoding transmembrane and coiled-coil domains protein 1 isoform X4, translating into MMEIERLEVSSLAQTSSAVASSTDGSINADSVDGTPDPQRTKVAITHLQQKILKLTEQIKIEQTARDDNVAEYLKLANNADKQQSARIKQVFEKKNQKSAQTILQLQKKLEHYHRKLREIEQNGIPRQPKDVFRDMHQGLKDVGAKVTGFSEGVVDSVKGGLSSFSQATHSAAGAVVSKPREIASLIRNKFGSADNIANLKDSLEEGQEDGTGGKALGIIQNFQSSPKYGSEEDCSSATSGSVGANSTTGGPVGASSSKTNTLDMQSSGFDAILHEIQEIRETQARLEESFEDLKVRYQRDYTMIMQTLQEERYRCERLEEQLNDLTELHQNEILNLKQELASMEEKIAYQSYERARDIQEALEACQTRISKMELQQQQQQVVQLEGLENATARNLLGKFINILLAVMAVLLVFVSTVANCVVPLMKTRNRTFSTLLIVVFIAFLWKHWDAITGYLERFLSPPR
- the TMCC1 gene encoding transmembrane and coiled-coil domains protein 1 isoform X3, coding for MHGERALLPRRDKIERLEVSSLAQTSSAVASSTDGSINADSVDGTPDPQRTKVAITHLQQKILKLTEQIKIEQTARDDNVAEYLKLANNADKQQSARIKQVFEKKNQKSAQTILQLQKKLEHYHRKLREIEQNGIPRQPKDVFRDMHQGLKDVGAKVTGFSEGVVDSVKGGLSSFSQATHSAAGAVVSKPREIASLIRNKFGSADNIANLKDSLEEGQEDGTGGKALGIIQNFQSSPKYGSEEDCSSATSGSVGANSTTGGPVGASSSKTNTLDMQSSGFDAILHEIQEIRETQARLEESFEDLKVRYQRDYTMIMQTLQEERYRCERLEEQLNDLTELHQNEILNLKQELASMEEKIAYQSYERARDIQEALEACQTRISKMELQQQQQQVVQLEGLENATARNLLGKFINILLAVMAVLLVFVSTVANCVVPLMKTRNRTFSTLLIVVFIAFLWKHWDAITGYLERFLSPPR